In the Cheilinus undulatus linkage group 19, ASM1832078v1, whole genome shotgun sequence genome, one interval contains:
- the mcur1 gene encoding mitochondrial calcium uniporter regulator 1, protein MKMGLKQSHSRFKLLPVKNPELWFDSSSNHISVVSRSTMWALTAAVNTSPCSRCFTDPSGNFMKLMWRRRGAGLKMMNHSAVGKIPTRDLSTSVNTLQYDLKPGPPTSEPGRLMFDTHAVVRLFENNGFTTQQAEVIVKVLVRMTNTNMEVIYSDMVTKVQQEIMLQRVMSQIAAVKKDMIILEKSEFSTLLAENEKLKIQLLQLKVQLADVLNKVRSDTILDMNLEKSRVKELKAEHERKLLETRTDIMEMTAEQERYLTQTNMKIDTEVAGLKTMLESHKLDTIKYLAGSVFTCLTVVLGFYRIWM, encoded by the exons atgaaaatgggtttgaaaCAGAGTCATTCTCGCTTTAAACTTCTCCCTGTGAAGAATCCTGAACTCTGGTTCGATTCTTCTTCAAATCACATTTCTGTGGTGTCACGGTCGACGATGTGGGCTCTGACAGCAGCTGTCAACACATCGCCGTGCTCCCGGTGTTTCACCGACCCTTCCGGTAACTTCATGAAGTTGATgtggagaagaagaggagcagGGCTGAAGATGATGAATCATTCTGCTGTGGGGAAAATCCCAACGAGAG ATCTGAGTACCTCTGTTAACACCCTCCAGTATGATTTAAAACCAGGCCCACCAACATCTGAACCTGGCAGACTGATGTTTGATACGCATGCTGTGGTTCGACTCTTCGAGAACAACG GCTTCACAACGCAGCAGGCTGAAGTGATTGTTAAAGTACTAGTGAGGATGACGAACACCAACATGGAGGTCATTTACAGCGACATGGTGACCAAAGTGCAGCAG GAGATCATGCTGCAGCGTGTGATGTCTCAGATAGCGGCTGTAAAGAAGGACATGATTATCCTTGAAAAGAGCGAGTTTTCGACTTTACTGGCAGAGAATGAG AAACTAAAGATCCAGTTACTGCAGCTTAAAGTACAACTGGCT GATGTCCTGAATAAAGTTCGCTCAGACACGATCCTGGACATGAATCTGGAGAAAAGTCGTGTAAAAGAATTG aaagCAGAGCATGAAAGGAAACTTCTAGAAACACGGACTGACATAATGGAAATG acGGCAGAGCAGGAACGATATTTAACTCAGACCAACATGAAAATAGACACTGAAGTGGCTGGTTTGAAAACCATGTTAGAGTCTCATAAGCTTGATACGATCAAATACCTCGCAG GTTCAGTGTTCACCTGTCTAACTGTGGTCCTTGGTTTCTATCGTATTTGGATGTAA
- the dph2 gene encoding 2-(3-amino-3-carboxypropyl)histidine synthase subunit 2: protein MADAFSSSSETVIQRVVDVTFKTHTPVEKLEELYQIKETLDFISERQFKKVALQFPDELLVDSVAVAAEIERNSKATPYILGDTSYGSCCVDEVAAEHVGADCIVHYGGACLSPSMRLPLMYVFERRDLDLEKCSSSFKELYPDTQGHIIILYDVNYVHAMNDLHSLLLPEYPNLVLSELVVDGEQCYSHGWVKRRHDDSSASERDDSTVICQFGRRLSLKSGSSIKDYSMFYVGQEGPILTNFMMTWNRCSFSSFDPKTMTGRSESLSINRALMKRYYAIERAKDANVVGILVGTLGVKDYLTVIQQLKETIRRAGKKSYMFAMGKLNVPKLANFLEIDIFVLIACPENSLLDSSEFYKPVVTPFEMEVACNKNREWSEEYVTDFRHLLPGGQSHVPLADQQDGDEETDVSLITGALRSSNLMISEPTESSFGSSVVLRNQTLTVANTSSAASFLAERSWRGLEQKLGETPVVKAVKGRRGIAIAYEEEGS from the exons ATGGCTGATGCGTTCAGTAGCAGCTCGGAGACCGTAATACAGCGTGTGGTCGATGTTACGTTTAAGACCCACACCCCTGTGGAGAAACTTGAAGAGTTGTATCAGATAAAGGAGACTCTTGACTTCATCAGCGAAAGACAGTTCAAAAAG GTTGCTCTCCAGTTTCCTGATGAGCTGCTGGTGGATTCAGTTGCAGTTGCAGCAGAAATCGAGAGGAACAGTAAAGCCACTCCGTATATTTTAGGAGATACATCCTATGGCAG CTGTTGTGTGGATGAGGTCGCCGCAGAGCATGTTGGAGCAGATTGCATTGTTCACTACGGTGGCGCCTGCCTCAGCCCCTCCATGCGGCTGCCACTAATGTACGTGTTTGAGAGGAGAGATTTGGATCTGGAGAAGTGTTCCTCTTCATTTAAAGAACTTTACCCAGATACACAGGGTCACATCATCATCCTCTATGATGTCAACTATGTTCATGCTATGA ATGATCTTCACTCCCTTCTCTTGCCTGAGTATCCAAACCTGGTCCTGTCAGAGCTGGTGGTGGACGGGGAGCAGTGTTACAGCCATGGCTGGGTTAAAAGACGGCATGATGACAGCAGTGCGTCAGAGAGAGATGACAGTACCGTTATCTGTCAGTTTGGACGGCGGTTGTCGTTAAAGAGTGGCTCAAGCATAAAGGATTACAGCATGTTTTATGTGGGACAGGAGGGACCCATTCTCACTAACTTCATGATGACCTGGAATCGCTgctcattttcttcttttgaccCTAAAACAATGACAGGAAGGAGCGAGTCACTGAGTATAAACCGTGCATTAATGAAAAGATATTATGCCATAGAAAGAGCCAAAGATGCTAACGTGGTTGGCATCCTGGTCGGCACACTTGGTGTGAAAGACTATCTCACCGTCATCCAGCAGCTGAAGGAGACAATCCGCCGAGCAGGAAAGAAAAGCTACATGTTTGCCATGGGGAAACTCAATGTGCCCAAACTGGCCAACTTTCTAGAAATTGACATTTTTGTGTTGATTGCATGTCCTGAGAACTCGCTGCTAGACTCCAGTGAGTTTTATAAACCTGTGGTTACGCCATTTGAGATGGAGGTGGCCTGCAACAAGAACAGAGAGTGGTCAGAGGAATATGTCACTGACTTCAGACACCTTCTGCCAG GTGGGCAGAGTCATGTTCCTTTAGCAGATCAGCAGGATGGCGATGAAGAAACCGATGTTTCTTTAATCACTGGAGCTCTACGCAGCAGCAACCTGATGATCAGCGAGCCTACAGAATCGTCGTTTGGCTCCTCTGTCGTCCTCAGGAATCAGACTCTGACCGTGGCCAACACCAGTTCAGCTG ccTCTTTTCTGGCAGAGCGAAGCTGGCGGGGTCTGGAGCAGAAGTTGGGGGAGACTCCTGTGGTGAAGGCAGTGAAGGGGAGGAGAGGCATCGCCATCGCGTACGAAGAGGAGGGATCATGA